The Candidatus Delongbacteria bacterium genome contains a region encoding:
- a CDS encoding sigma-54-dependent Fis family transcriptional regulator, producing the protein MKNKITILIVDDETEILKSLGRILEGEGYLTFLAKSGKEALQILEQHEIHIVLCDIKLDDIDGIDLLKIIRSRFSHIQTIMLTGYGTIESSIDAIKNGAFGYLLKPFNIDEIFNEIHKIRKLLDLEMENKMYRQKEDEEYIVYHSRNPKMRNVIELVKEKIARADSTILLTGESGTGKEIVASLIHKLSRRSNMPFIKVSCAALSEGILESELFGHVKGAFTGALKDKIGRFEAAQGGTIFLDEIGDFSPLIQLKMLRVLQEKTIEKVGDNNPVKINCRVIAATNKNLDILVKEGTFREDLYYRINVINLELPPLRDRKEDIPVLIENFIRKYSKRNNLNISHIEEKALEVLMEYNWTGNIRELENTIERSVVLSENGIIGYNNLSEKIVPEHNEPEEEKPLSLKQARETFEKKFIASSIIRNNKNISKTADELGLARKNLYEKLKKYNITI; encoded by the coding sequence ATGAAAAATAAAATTACAATACTGATTGTCGATGATGAAACAGAAATACTGAAAAGCTTGGGTAGAATTTTGGAAGGAGAAGGATATTTAACTTTTCTAGCTAAAAGTGGTAAAGAAGCATTACAGATTCTCGAGCAACATGAAATTCATATAGTTCTATGCGATATTAAATTGGATGATATTGACGGAATAGATCTGCTAAAAATAATTAGAAGCAGATTTTCACATATACAAACAATAATGCTTACTGGATATGGAACTATCGAGTCAAGTATTGATGCAATCAAAAATGGAGCTTTTGGATATCTGTTAAAACCATTTAATATAGATGAGATTTTCAACGAAATACATAAAATTAGAAAACTTTTAGATCTTGAAATGGAAAACAAAATGTATCGTCAGAAAGAAGATGAAGAATACATTGTTTATCATAGTAGAAATCCTAAAATGCGTAATGTGATTGAACTTGTTAAAGAAAAAATAGCCAGAGCTGATTCAACGATATTACTAACTGGTGAAAGCGGAACTGGAAAAGAAATTGTAGCTAGTTTGATACACAAGCTGAGCAGAAGATCCAATATGCCGTTTATAAAAGTATCTTGTGCAGCGTTGAGTGAAGGTATTCTTGAGTCCGAACTTTTTGGTCACGTTAAAGGTGCTTTTACAGGTGCTTTGAAAGATAAAATTGGAAGGTTTGAAGCCGCACAGGGAGGGACTATCTTCCTTGATGAGATTGGAGATTTCTCTCCACTTATTCAGTTAAAAATGCTAAGAGTTTTACAGGAAAAAACTATTGAAAAAGTTGGTGATAACAACCCTGTAAAAATAAATTGTAGGGTTATCGCTGCAACAAATAAAAATTTGGACATACTTGTAAAAGAAGGTACTTTCAGAGAGGATCTCTATTACAGAATAAATGTAATCAATCTTGAACTTCCTCCACTTCGAGACAGAAAGGAAGATATTCCTGTTCTCATAGAAAATTTTATAAGAAAATACTCCAAACGAAACAATTTAAATATATCACATATTGAAGAAAAGGCTTTGGAAGTTCTTATGGAATATAATTGGACCGGCAATATAAGAGAACTTGAAAATACAATTGAGCGTTCTGTCGTATTATCTGAAAATGGGATAATTGGATATAATAATCTATCAGAAAAAATTGTACCAGAGCATAATGAGCCTGAAGAAGAAAAACCTTTATCATTAAAACAAGCAAGAGAAACGTTTGAAAAAAAATTTATTGCAAGTTCTATCATCAGAAACAACAAGAATATCTCCAAAACAGCAGACGAACTAGGTTTGGCAAGAAAAAACCTCTATGAGAAATTAAAAAAGTACAATATTACCATTTAG
- a CDS encoding HAD family phosphatase — translation MKTNIFVTDIDGTLFDENGKINDLALLALEKLQGKAIRVLATGRSLPSLRTFIKENFPADYLVLSCGVGIVRNSSNQILKTNFLDYKKVLEISDFLKNEGLSFSIQFPLPENHKMYFWKGRIHPEDFLFRINKYDGEAFDLKMFEIKNMEYSQIISVVDDVKEAIKLINLLKEKFRDINIIRSTSPVNHQSVWVEIQNKDASKSSGLKQLLEILEIENPNICGIGNDYNDLDFLEICKQAYIVDNSPEELKNKFQTVPSVKMGGVYHACKNSGFCEDL, via the coding sequence ATGAAAACAAATATATTCGTAACAGATATTGACGGAACTCTATTTGATGAAAATGGGAAGATCAATGATTTAGCACTTTTAGCTTTGGAGAAACTTCAAGGAAAAGCAATCAGAGTTTTAGCAACAGGAAGATCACTTCCTTCTTTACGGACATTTATAAAAGAAAATTTTCCTGCTGATTATCTAGTATTATCCTGTGGAGTTGGAATAGTAAGAAACAGCTCAAATCAGATACTCAAAACAAATTTTCTTGATTATAAAAAAGTATTGGAGATATCTGATTTCTTAAAAAATGAAGGGCTGTCATTTTCTATTCAGTTTCCTTTACCCGAAAATCATAAAATGTATTTTTGGAAGGGTCGTATTCATCCAGAAGATTTTCTTTTCAGAATCAATAAGTATGATGGAGAAGCTTTTGATTTGAAGATGTTTGAAATCAAGAACATGGAATATAGCCAGATAATCTCTGTTGTCGATGATGTCAAAGAAGCAATTAAACTAATAAACTTGTTAAAAGAAAAATTCAGAGATATTAATATTATAAGATCAACTTCACCTGTAAATCACCAATCTGTTTGGGTAGAAATTCAAAATAAAGATGCCTCTAAAAGTTCTGGTCTTAAGCAGCTTTTAGAAATTTTAGAAATAGAAAATCCTAATATCTGCGGTATAGGAAATGATTATAATGACTTAGATTTTTTAGAAATATGTAAACAAGCTTATATAGTGGACAATTCACCAGAAGAGTTAAAAAATAAATTTCAAACTGTTCCATCCGTAAAAATGGGGGGTGTATATCATGCATGTAAGAATAGTGGCTTTTGTGAGGATTTATGA
- a CDS encoding LysR family transcriptional regulator — protein sequence MALDIHYLKAFYHLCLTKSFTEAAKRLHVTQSAVSHSIKKLEQTAEVELIDKSGSKFKLTDNGKIIFKTCEEIFSKIEDAEETIKQESLNNIVNITIGSTVEFGTTILINSFKDFFINHENFYVDFKFHHELFERLLKNEVDLIVDCTSHYHESIDDIILCNEPYSVISTPLYAKEHNLHTLDNLNNATVLSLDSDGVWWERFVSAIPPDMNFYIKRFMEINHIRGLINGTLAGLGISLVPRYTVTNELRNGILIELFKDIKPKEDKFKIYLKKDKINRRKFKLIIEYLQSKLSAGLE from the coding sequence ATGGCTCTTGATATTCACTACTTAAAAGCATTCTATCATCTATGTTTAACAAAAAGTTTTACTGAAGCTGCTAAAAGATTACATGTTACTCAATCTGCAGTCAGTCACTCAATTAAAAAACTAGAACAAACTGCTGAAGTTGAACTTATTGATAAGTCAGGTTCTAAGTTCAAACTTACAGATAATGGTAAAATAATCTTTAAAACATGTGAAGAGATATTTTCAAAAATTGAAGACGCCGAAGAAACAATTAAACAAGAATCATTGAACAATATTGTTAATATTACAATTGGTTCTACTGTGGAATTCGGAACTACTATTTTGATCAATAGTTTTAAAGATTTTTTTATAAATCATGAAAATTTCTACGTTGATTTTAAATTTCATCATGAACTTTTTGAAAGATTATTAAAAAATGAAGTTGATTTAATTGTAGACTGTACTAGCCACTATCATGAAAGTATAGACGATATAATACTTTGCAATGAACCATACTCTGTGATAAGTACGCCTCTATATGCTAAAGAACATAATCTGCACACCTTGGACAATCTTAACAATGCAACCGTTCTTTCACTTGACTCTGATGGTGTCTGGTGGGAAAGATTTGTAAGTGCTATCCCTCCTGATATGAATTTTTATATTAAAAGATTTATGGAAATAAATCACATCAGAGGGCTGATAAATGGGACTTTGGCAGGACTTGGCATAAGTCTAGTGCCCAGATATACAGTGACTAATGAACTTCGAAATGGTATTCTTATTGAATTATTTAAAGATATTAAACCCAAAGAAGATAAATTCAAAATTTATCTGAAAAAGGATAAAATAAATCGAAGAAAATTCAAACTCATAATCGAATACTTACAATCAAAATTATCTGCTGGTTTGGAATGA